The genomic region CGCACGGCCCCGACGACGCGGTGCGGGACCTGTGAGAGGGTCAGCGCCTCCTCGAAGGAGCGGCTCTGGGCGTTGGTGCGGTAGAAGACGGCGACATCCTTCGGCGAGAGCCCCGCGGAGAGCAGGCGCACGATGCGCCGGGTCACGACGCGGGCCTCCTCGCGCTCGTCGGGGGCCTCCTCCACCTCGACCGGGAGCCCCGAGGGCTTCTGGGGGAGCAGGTTCTTCTCGTAGCGCTGGCGGTTATGGACGATGACGCAGGAGGCGGCCTTCAGGATCTCCGGGGTGGAGCGGTAATTGCGCTCGAGGCGCACCGTCTTCGCCCCGGAGAAGTCCGTCTCGAACTCCATGATGTTGCGCATGTGCGCGCCGCGCCAGGAGTAGACGAGCTGGTCGGGGTCGCCCACGACGCAGAGCTCGCGGTGCTTCGCCGCCAGCGCCTTCGTCATCATGTACTGCGCGTGGTTGGTGTCCTGGTACTCGTCGACGAGGACGTGGAGGAAGCGCTCCTGGTAGTAGGTCCGCACGTCCTCGTGGTCGCGCAGGAGCTCGACGCCCTTCATGAGCAGGTCGCCGAAGTCGAGCGCGCCGGCCACGTCGAGCTTGCGCTGGTAGCCCTCGTAGACCCGGGCCGCGGTCTCGCGGTGCGGGTCGCGCTGGGCCATCGCGTAGATCCCGTAGGAGCCGGGGTCGAGGAGGTCGTCCTTCGCCCGGGAGATGCGGTTGACGTAGATCGAGGCCTTGTTCTTCTCCTTCTCGAGCCCGAGCTCCTTGAGGACCTCGACGACGAGCTTCTTCTGGTCGTCGGAGTCGTAGATGGTGAAGTGCTTCGGAAGCTTGAGCTTCTCGGCGTGGATGCGCAGGAGCTTGGCCGAGAAGGCGTGGAAGGTGTGAGCCCAGACGCGGCCGCCGCTGCCGGGGGCGAGGAGGTCGATGCGCCGGCGCATCTCGTCGGCGGCCTTGTTCGTGAAGGTGACCGCGAGGATGCGCTCGGGCGGCACGCCGTCGCGGATGAGCGCGGCCACGCGGTGCACGATGACGCGGGTCTTGCCGGTTCCGGCGCCGGCGAGGACGAGCAGGGGACCGCCGCGGTGGGCGACGGCTTCCTGCTGTTCGGGGTTGAGGGTGTCGACTTCGGACATGCTCGGCGCGTCGAACGCGTACTCAGGATTCTAACACAAAGGTCGTGGACCCGCCATAGGCCCCCTATCCCCCCCTCCCTCTCGAGAGTGCGCCCGATTGACGGCCCCCCGCGGACTTGATAACTTATGCCCATACGACGTCCCGCAGGGGGCCCTCATGGCGAAACTTCTTCTCGTCGACGACGACCTGGACGTGATGACCCAATACAAGGCCGCGCTCGCGAACACCGGGCACGAGCTCACCATCGCCGCCTCGGCCACAGAGGCCCGCGGCCTCCTCAAGAACTTCATCCCCGACCTCGCGGTCGTGGACATCATGATGGAGGACGGCATCCCGGGCTTCGACCTCGCCCGCGAGATCCATCAGAAGGCGCCCGACTGTCCCATCCTCATGGTCTCCAGCCTCAACCAGGAGCTCAAGAGCCCGGCGGACATGACGCCCGACGAGAAGCTCCCCATCCACAAGTTCCTCGACAAGCCGCTCACCGGGAAGATCCTCGTCCAGGAGATCGAGAAGGCCCTCGCCTCCCGCAAGAAGAAATAAAAAGAGGAGCCCCCCGGTCCCTCACGGGACCGGGGGGCTCTTTTTTTGTGTCTAGAGGACGGAGTCCGAGACCGCGCGGCCCCGGCGCGAGCCGGGGCCTGTCCCGGGGACGCGGCCGAGGCTCCGGATGCGCTGGAGCAGACAGGCGTGGCAGGAATCGGCGGTCTCGTAGACGCAGGCCTTGGCGGGGTAGATCTCGTAGAGCGGCCGGCAGCGCACGGGCGTGAGGTTGGGCATGACCACGTTGGCGCCCCGGCGCAGGCCGTGCTCTCGCCCTCCGGCGCGGTTGAGCGTCGCGAGCGCGGTGGTGCTCGGGATGTTGGCGTCCGGGCGCAGGAGCCGGGCCAGCGCGACGACCTTGTACGTCATGAGCTCCGTCGCCGGGACCTGCTCGCGCGCGGAGATATCCCGCGGCAGGACTCCGCGGCCCAGCGGGGTGCCGGGGTGCGCGAGGTAGGGGCCGACGCCGATCATGTCGAGGTCGAGTTCCCGGAAGAGCAGGAGGTCGTCGGCGACGCTCGCGAAGGTCTGTCCGGGGAGGCCGAGCATGACGCCGCTGCCGGTCTCGTAGCCGAGGCCCTTGAGGACGCGCAGCAGAGCGATGCGGTCGCTCGGGCGGCCCGGCAAGGACGGATGGACGAGGCGGTAGAGCTCGGGGTCCGAGGTCTCGAAGCGCAGAAGGTAGCGGTCCGCTCCGGCCGCGCGCCAGGCCGCGAGGTCCCCCTCGTCGCGCTCCCCCAGAGAGAGCGTCACGGCCAGCGGGGTCTCGGCCTTGATGCGCCGCACGAGGGTCTCCACGTCGGCGCGGTCCAGGGAAGGATCCTCGCCGGCCTGCAGGACGAGCGTCCCGTAGCCGTAGGCGACGGCCTCTCGCGCGCAGGAGAGCACCTCGTCCTCGCTCAAGCGGTAGCGCTCGACGGAGGCGCCGGCGCGGATGCCGCAGTAGCCGCAGGAGCGCACGCAGCGATTGGAGAGCTCGACGAGTCCGCGGAGGTGGACCTCGTCGCCCGCGTGCGCGCGGCGCGCCTCGTCGGCGCGCGCCCAGAGCTCCTCGAGGCGCCCGGGATCCTCCTCTCTCAGCCAGCTCAGGACGCGGCTTCGTTCCATGTCGGGCTCAGAGGTAGAGGTCCCGCTCGCCGTTGCGCACGCGGCGCAGCAGCTCGCCGACCTTCACGCGCAGGGGCTCGCTGACGACCTCGCGCTCGAGCATGACCCGGATGACGTCGAAGCCCTTCTGGCTCAGGTCGGGGTCGGCGAAGTCGTAGAGGTACTCGGCGAAGGTCAGCATCGCGTTGGGAAGGCAGTGCTGCTTGATGAGGCCGGGCTTGGCGAGGTCCATGAAGTCCTTGCCCACGCGCCCGCGACGGTAGCAGCCCGTGCAGAAGGACGGGATGTGCCCCATCTTCAGCACGTCGTAGACGACCTCGTTGAGCGGCCGCGTGTCGCCGAGGGAGAACTGCGCTCCGCTCCCCCCCTCCCCGTAGCCGCCGGGAGCCGTGCGCGAGCCCGCCGAGATCTGCGAGACCCCCAGGTCGAGCGCCGCCCGCCGCATGGGGATGCTCTCCCGCGTGCTGAGGATGATCCCCGTATAGGGCACGGCCATGCGGAAGATGGCGATGATCTTCTTGAACTCCGCGTCGGTGACCGCGTAGGGCGGCCGCGCGCTCAGCGCCGAGCCCTCGGCGGGCTCGATGCGCGGCACCGAGATCGTGTGCGGCCCCAGGCCGTGGCTCTTCTCGAGCGCGCGCACGTGACCCAGCAGCGCGAGGACCTCGTAGCGCCAGTCGTAGAGCCCGAAGAGCACGCCGACGCCCACGTCGGCGATCCCCGCCTCGAAGGCGCGGCCCACCGTCTCCAGACGATACCGGTAGTCGGCCTTCGGCCCGCGCGGGTGCAGGCCGCGGTAGCTCACCTCGTGGTAGGTCTCCTGGAAGATCTGATAGGTGCCGATCTTGTGCTCGTTGAGCCGCTGGAACTCGGGGAGCGTGAGGGGCGCGATGTTGACGTTGACGCGGCGGATGCTCCCCTTCGGGGTGCGCACGGAATAGATCGCGTCGATCGCGTCGAAGACGTACTGGAGCCCGCCTTCCGGGTAGTCCTCGCCCGAGACGAGGAGCACGCGCTTGTGCCCCTGCTCGATGAGCGACTCGGTCTCGCGCAGGATCTCGTCCTTGCTCAGGGCCTTGCGCTTGAGGCCGCGGTTCTCGGCGCGGAAGGCGCAGTAGGCGCAGTCGTTCTTGCAGAGGTTCGAGACGTAGAGCGGGGCGAAGTAGACGATGCGGTTGCCGTAGATCTCGCGCTTGACGAAGCGCGCGGTCTCGTAGCAGGCGTGCACGAGCTCCCGGTCGGTCGTGCGCATGAGGACGGCGACGTCGGGAAGGTCGAGCCCCTTGAGCTCGCGCGCCTTCGCCAGGACCTCGCGGACCCGCGCGGGGTCCGGCTTCGAGGTCTCCTTCAGTTCCTCCACGATCCGCCCGTGGTCGATGCTCATCTCCGGCCTCCCGCGTCCGCCCGAGCCGACGCGAACCCCTCTTCCTGCTCGTACGCCCGCCGCGCCTGCGGGAACGGCTCCAGCACCCGGCGCGCGACGCCCTGGAGCGCCGCGATGGCCACTCCGTAGTTCGTGACGCTCGTCCCCGCGCTGCGCGCGGCCTCCACGCGGGAGAGCATCTCCCGGCGGTTCAAGGTGCAGCCGCCGCAGTGGATGACCGCCCGATAGCCGCCCAGCTCCGCGGGGAAGTCCTTCCCGCTGACGACGTCGACGAGGACCTCTCCGCCCGCCGCCTCGCGCAGCCAGCGCGGGAGCTTCACGCGGCCGATGTCGCCGTCGACGGCGTGGTGCGTGCAGCCCTCGGCGATGAGCACGCGCTCGCCCGGCCGGATGAAGCGCAGGCGCGCGCCGCCGCGGGCGGCCTCGACGAGGTCGCCCTTCGCCCGCGCGAAGAGGATGGAGAAGGTCGTGGCGGCGACCCCGGGAGGGGTGTCGTCGAGGACCTGGCGCACCGCCTGCGAGTCGCAGACCACGAGGTCCGGCCGGCGCGAGAAGGAGGCGAAGGCGGCCTTCAGGCCGCTCTCCTTGACGGTCAGGCACATCGCGTCGGCGTCGAGCGCCTCGCGGATGCTCTGCACCTGGGGAAGGATGAGCCGTCCCTTGGGCGCCTCGAGGTCGATGGGGACGACGAAGACGACGAGGCCGCCCGCGGCGACGAGGTCGGAGAGCAGAGGCGGCGGCTGGACGAAGTCGGCCGGGACGAGGTCGATGAGCGCCCCCTTGAAAGCGTGCAGGAAGGCGTCGCGGCCGCCCTTCCCGACGCTCGAGACCGTCAGCACCTTCGCCGCCTTCGCGCGCACGGCCTCCAGGAAGGCGGGCTCCGGCGGCCGCAGGTCGGTCTTGTTCACCACGGCGACCAGCGGCAGCTTCCGCCCGGCGCAGGCGCGCACGACCTCCTCCTCGGGCTCCCCCCAGACGCCGCTCTCGACGACGAGCACGGCGAGGTGGGCGCGCGAGAAGATCCGGGCCGTGCGCTCGACGCGGCGCGCGGCGAGCTCGGAGCGGTCGTCGACGCCGGCGGTGTCGAGCAGGAGCACGGGGCCCAGCGGCAGGAGCTCCATGGCTTTCTCGACGACGTCGGTGGTCGTGCCGGGGACCTCGGAGACGATGGAGACGTCCTGGCCGGCGATGAGGTTGAGCAGGCTCGATTTCCCGGCGTTGACGCGGCCGAAGAGGCCGAGCGCGAGGCGGTCGCCCTTGGGGGTCTCCCTCACGGGCGCCTCCCGGGCAGGGCGCGCGGGGCGGACATGGGACGGACGGGGGACACCCGCCCCCTCCCCGCGCGCGCGACAGTACGGCGTTTCACGGCTCCTCCAAGAGGCGTACGGCCGGCCTCTCACGGCATCCGACGGACGACGGCGGCTACTTCGCGGTGAACTTTCGGACCAGCTCGAGCAGGCGCTCCTTCTTGACCGGCTTCTCGATGAACTCGCTGACCGGGAGCCAGGACGGGTCGACGTCCGCGCCGCTGAAGCCGAGCTTCCCGTGCTCGTTGACCGAGGTGACCATGACGATCGGAAGCTTCTCGTACTTCGAATGGATGTCCCGCGCCAGCTCGAAGCCGGCGGTGTCGTTGCCGGGGAACATCACGTCGAGCACGACGACGTCGGGCTTCACCTGCCCGACGCGCTCGACGGCTTTCTTCTCGTTGAGCTCGATCTCGGCCTTGTGGCCGCCCGCCTCGAGCATCATCGCCGTGGCCTTTGCGATGTCCTGATCGTCGTCAATGACGAGTACTCGCGCCATGAGCGTCCCCCCGTGCGGCGGTTTCGGCCGTGCTTTCGGCCGGAGCGTCTTTCAAGATGACGGTGAAGGTGCTGCCCTCGCCGGGACGGCTCTCCACGGTCGCGTCGCCTCCGTACATTCTAGCGAGTTTTCGCACCGTGGATAAGCCGAGACCGCTGCCGAGGATGCGGGCGGTGTGCTCGTTGCGGATCCGCGTGAACTCCTTGAAGAGCTTCGCGGCGTCCTCCGGCGAGAGCCCGATGCCGGTGTCGCGCACGGAGAAGGTCAGCGCGTCGCCCGAGCGCTTGAGGACGATGTCGACGCGCCCGCCGTCGCGGTTGTACTTGACGGCGTTGGAGACGAGGTTGTTGGCGACGATCTCCAGCTCGCTCGCGTCGGCGATGAGCGCCGTCCCGGGGCCGGCGTCGAGGTGGAGGACGATGCCGCGCCCCTGCGCCTCGCGCTCGACGGCCTCCATCGCGTTCTTCACGACCTCGGCGAGGTCGACGGTCTTGAGGTCGCGCTTCTTGTGGCCCGACTCGATGCGGGTCATGTCGAGCAGGTCGTAGATGAGCTTCTTCATCCCGGAGAGCCGCGTGAGGCTGCGCTCGACCATGAAGAGCTCGTCGCCCTTCGTGCGCTCCTTGAGGATCTCCATGTAGCCTTCGACCGCGTTGAGCGGAGCCTTGAGCTCGTGGGAGAGCACGGAGATGAACTCGAAGCGGATCTTGCGCTTCTCGGCCTCGAGCACCCGGGCCTTGCGGCTCAGGACGACGTGCGTCGTCGCCTTGCGCAGGGCGTAGCGCAGCTCGTCGGGCGTGAAGGGCTTGGCGAGGAAGTCGTAGGCGCCGAGCTTCGTGGCGCGCACCGCGGTCTCCAGCGACGCGTAGGCGGTCGCCATGATGACGAGGATGTCCTTCTGCGCCGGCGTCGCGCGGTGAAGGATGTCGAGCCCGGTCATGTCGGGGAGCTTGTAGTCGAGCACGAGCACGTCGGGGCGGTCGGCCTCCAGCGCCTTGAGGCACTCCGCCCCGTTGCCGACGGTCTTCACCTCGAAGGTCGCCTCGACGCCGGCATCCTTCACCTCGATCTTCAGGGGCTCGAGGATGCGCCGAACGCCGGTGCAGAGCACCGCCTCGTCGTCGACCACCAGGACCTTCAGCCGCTCGCTCGTCACGACTTCGCCTGCCGCTTGCGCGCGAGCAGCATCTCGACCTCGCGCCGGAGCTGCTCGAAGCGCACCGGCTTGGCCAGCACCTTGTCCACCTTGAGCCAGGCCTTCTCGTCGGGCCCCGCGACGTCGAAGACGAGGCCCGTCTCCCGGGTGACGCCGGTGACGAGGATGACGGGGCGCTCGGGGCGCGCCTTCTTGAACTCGTGCGCGAGCACGATCCCCGCGTCCATCTGCCCCATCATGAGGTCCACGAGCACGAGGTCGGGGTCGACCTCGAGGATCATCGCCCGGCCTTTGTCCGGCCCCTCGGCCGCGTGCACCTCGTAGCCGGCCGCCTCGAAGCGGATGCGCTGCTGGGCGAGGAAGTCCACGTCGTCGTCGATGAGGAGGATGCGCGCCTTCTTGTCGCTCATAATCCGTCTCCTTGCTACGGCTCCCGTCTCGGCAGGGTGATCGTGAACGTCGTCCCCGTCGGTCCGGCCGCGGGGTTCGCGTTGGAGTCCGCCCGGATCTGTCCGCAGTGCATCTTCACGATGCCGTGGCACATCGCCAGGCCGAGG from Elusimicrobiota bacterium harbors:
- a CDS encoding UvrD-helicase domain-containing protein, with product MSEVDTLNPEQQEAVAHRGGPLLVLAGAGTGKTRVIVHRVAALIRDGVPPERILAVTFTNKAADEMRRRIDLLAPGSGGRVWAHTFHAFSAKLLRIHAEKLKLPKHFTIYDSDDQKKLVVEVLKELGLEKEKNKASIYVNRISRAKDDLLDPGSYGIYAMAQRDPHRETAARVYEGYQRKLDVAGALDFGDLLMKGVELLRDHEDVRTYYQERFLHVLVDEYQDTNHAQYMMTKALAAKHRELCVVGDPDQLVYSWRGAHMRNIMEFETDFSGAKTVRLERNYRSTPEILKAASCVIVHNRQRYEKNLLPQKPSGLPVEVEEAPDEREEARVVTRRIVRLLSAGLSPKDVAVFYRTNAQSRSFEEALTLSQVPHRVVGAVRFYERREVKDVLAYARVAINPDDSISFGRILNLPPRGLGDASVELFKEHARLGECSLFEAFRGAARIEKLKPSARRAAAELVALIEALHRDFQNLGPTEAVEQVIRRSGYWAWLEAEAENDPEEAARLDNVQELLNAVREFEEHAAPPPAAEGAAPSAPRLTDFLESAALQTGADGYDADRPSVTLMTVHLAKGLEFPAVFLTGLEEGLFPITSSDGDPDSLEEERRLCYVGMTRARERLVLTHAATRHLFGRLYSNLPSRFVFEAGLLGRREEPAAVPADGSAPPPVPAAAPKPALRVRVGLRVKHPEFGRGEIVEKSGAGEMLKVTVRFDSGVTKKLLLRYAPLSPA
- a CDS encoding response regulator; protein product: MAKLLLVDDDLDVMTQYKAALANTGHELTIAASATEARGLLKNFIPDLAVVDIMMEDGIPGFDLAREIHQKAPDCPILMVSSLNQELKSPADMTPDEKLPIHKFLDKPLTGKILVQEIEKALASRKKK
- the hydE gene encoding [FeFe] hydrogenase H-cluster radical SAM maturase HydE, coding for MERSRVLSWLREEDPGRLEELWARADEARRAHAGDEVHLRGLVELSNRCVRSCGYCGIRAGASVERYRLSEDEVLSCAREAVAYGYGTLVLQAGEDPSLDRADVETLVRRIKAETPLAVTLSLGERDEGDLAAWRAAGADRYLLRFETSDPELYRLVHPSLPGRPSDRIALLRVLKGLGYETGSGVMLGLPGQTFASVADDLLLFRELDLDMIGVGPYLAHPGTPLGRGVLPRDISAREQVPATELMTYKVVALARLLRPDANIPSTTALATLNRAGGREHGLRRGANVVMPNLTPVRCRPLYEIYPAKACVYETADSCHACLLQRIRSLGRVPGTGPGSRRGRAVSDSVL
- the hydG gene encoding [FeFe] hydrogenase H-cluster radical SAM maturase HydG codes for the protein MSIDHGRIVEELKETSKPDPARVREVLAKARELKGLDLPDVAVLMRTTDRELVHACYETARFVKREIYGNRIVYFAPLYVSNLCKNDCAYCAFRAENRGLKRKALSKDEILRETESLIEQGHKRVLLVSGEDYPEGGLQYVFDAIDAIYSVRTPKGSIRRVNVNIAPLTLPEFQRLNEHKIGTYQIFQETYHEVSYRGLHPRGPKADYRYRLETVGRAFEAGIADVGVGVLFGLYDWRYEVLALLGHVRALEKSHGLGPHTISVPRIEPAEGSALSARPPYAVTDAEFKKIIAIFRMAVPYTGIILSTRESIPMRRAALDLGVSQISAGSRTAPGGYGEGGSGAQFSLGDTRPLNEVVYDVLKMGHIPSFCTGCYRRGRVGKDFMDLAKPGLIKQHCLPNAMLTFAEYLYDFADPDLSQKGFDVIRVMLEREVVSEPLRVKVGELLRRVRNGERDLYL
- the hydF gene encoding [FeFe] hydrogenase H-cluster maturation GTPase HydF; this translates as MRETPKGDRLALGLFGRVNAGKSSLLNLIAGQDVSIVSEVPGTTTDVVEKAMELLPLGPVLLLDTAGVDDRSELAARRVERTARIFSRAHLAVLVVESGVWGEPEEEVVRACAGRKLPLVAVVNKTDLRPPEPAFLEAVRAKAAKVLTVSSVGKGGRDAFLHAFKGALIDLVPADFVQPPPLLSDLVAAGGLVVFVVPIDLEAPKGRLILPQVQSIREALDADAMCLTVKESGLKAAFASFSRRPDLVVCDSQAVRQVLDDTPPGVAATTFSILFARAKGDLVEAARGGARLRFIRPGERVLIAEGCTHHAVDGDIGRVKLPRWLREAAGGEVLVDVVSGKDFPAELGGYRAVIHCGGCTLNRREMLSRVEAARSAGTSVTNYGVAIAALQGVARRVLEPFPQARRAYEQEEGFASARADAGGRR
- a CDS encoding response regulator, with the translated sequence MARVLVIDDDQDIAKATAMMLEAGGHKAEIELNEKKAVERVGQVKPDVVVLDVMFPGNDTAGFELARDIHSKYEKLPIVMVTSVNEHGKLGFSGADVDPSWLPVSEFIEKPVKKERLLELVRKFTAK
- a CDS encoding hybrid sensor histidine kinase/response regulator, producing the protein MTSERLKVLVVDDEAVLCTGVRRILEPLKIEVKDAGVEATFEVKTVGNGAECLKALEADRPDVLVLDYKLPDMTGLDILHRATPAQKDILVIMATAYASLETAVRATKLGAYDFLAKPFTPDELRYALRKATTHVVLSRKARVLEAEKRKIRFEFISVLSHELKAPLNAVEGYMEILKERTKGDELFMVERSLTRLSGMKKLIYDLLDMTRIESGHKKRDLKTVDLAEVVKNAMEAVEREAQGRGIVLHLDAGPGTALIADASELEIVANNLVSNAVKYNRDGGRVDIVLKRSGDALTFSVRDTGIGLSPEDAAKLFKEFTRIRNEHTARILGSGLGLSTVRKLARMYGGDATVESRPGEGSTFTVILKDAPAESTAETAARGDAHGASTRH
- a CDS encoding response regulator, which produces MSDKKARILLIDDDVDFLAQQRIRFEAAGYEVHAAEGPDKGRAMILEVDPDLVLVDLMMGQMDAGIVLAHEFKKARPERPVILVTGVTRETGLVFDVAGPDEKAWLKVDKVLAKPVRFEQLRREVEMLLARKRQAKS